A window from Leptothermofonsia sichuanensis E412 encodes these proteins:
- a CDS encoding putative baseplate assembly protein, with the protein MLSHRRQNAQRLIALRKVKGLDGHSPFNGIDYLEVAEDRRTLQIYFIHPLPGNPRAVPANAPALTAENILITGKTRVRLLSAEFATALDNLLTVRVNLPGDRSVYTLRLVQSARNLDPPDGFDSQLAQVDFVFQVDESSELDCNANLTALPDKPPPIPPIDYLGKDYASFRQLMLNRLTITMPQWRERNPADMGIMLVELLAYVADQLSYYQDAVATEAYLSTARRRISVRRHARLLDYFIHNGRNARVWVTIQVIPSLDGYTLLGPAVDENRPGTCLTTYQSQQTGLSPVQTESATTVGQVLRTMESAELDGYTLLEPATLTSLIGRTGLTAEQFESVLPAVQVFETMQDVTLYAAQNAIEIYPWGAEEYTLPKGATQATLKDTGGQLRQQLQPGTVLIFEQLKGRTTGKREDADPTRRHAVRLIRVTPQEDRLRQEASHDSGDLVTRPQSLVQVEWSAADALPFEVWVTCVVAGEAIDNISIVRGNVVLADHGRTLPPVELPPVLAEERYRPPLLQGPLTQQGPLHRSRVAEEGAEIPVSATEILQHLPLRDLQPSVWLRETDNPTHRWQSQVDLLVSDRFARDFVVEVEEDGRAYLRFGDNQLGRQPEPGTRFQATYRIGNGVAGNVGAGAIAHLYPAVPGIVAIRNPLPASGGIEPEPLEQVKFQAPHAFRERQCAVTEADYAELAQGFPGVQRAVATRRWTGSWDTIFITVDRTGGARVDPEFRRELLTYLERFRLTAHTLEIDNPRFVPLDLGFRVQVRSGYFRRDLRSRLDQAFSSEVQPNGQLGFFHPDLHTFGQSIYLSEIIKTVMQVAGVQSVEVTRFQRLWQPPRDELARGELVFDRLEIPVLRNDPSAPEDGRIAFELEGGLEYE; encoded by the coding sequence ATGCTTTCCCACCGCCGTCAGAATGCCCAGCGACTCATTGCTCTCCGCAAGGTTAAGGGGCTGGATGGTCACTCCCCGTTTAATGGAATTGACTACCTGGAAGTGGCTGAGGATCGGCGGACCTTACAGATTTACTTCATCCATCCTTTACCGGGAAACCCCAGGGCTGTGCCAGCCAATGCTCCGGCTCTGACGGCAGAGAATATCCTGATCACCGGCAAAACCCGGGTGCGATTGCTGTCTGCTGAATTTGCCACTGCCCTGGATAATCTGTTGACCGTGCGCGTTAATCTGCCTGGGGATCGGTCGGTCTATACCCTGCGTCTGGTGCAATCTGCCCGTAATCTTGATCCACCAGATGGCTTTGATTCCCAGCTTGCCCAGGTAGATTTTGTGTTTCAGGTAGACGAGTCCAGTGAACTGGACTGCAATGCCAATCTCACCGCGCTTCCAGACAAACCGCCGCCGATTCCGCCCATTGACTATCTGGGCAAGGATTATGCCAGCTTTCGGCAGTTGATGCTGAATCGGCTAACCATCACCATGCCCCAGTGGCGGGAGCGGAATCCAGCCGACATGGGCATCATGCTGGTGGAACTGCTGGCTTACGTTGCCGATCAGCTCAGCTATTACCAGGATGCCGTTGCCACAGAAGCCTATCTGAGTACGGCCCGCCGGCGCATATCGGTGCGTCGCCATGCTCGCCTGCTCGACTACTTTATCCACAACGGTCGTAATGCCCGCGTCTGGGTGACGATTCAGGTTATTCCCAGCCTGGATGGTTATACCCTGTTGGGTCCAGCCGTGGATGAAAATCGTCCAGGCACCTGTTTAACCACTTACCAGAGCCAGCAAACTGGCCTGAGTCCAGTGCAGACTGAATCGGCAACTACCGTGGGGCAGGTGCTCAGGACGATGGAGAGTGCCGAACTGGATGGCTACACCCTCCTGGAGCCAGCCACGCTCACATCGCTGATTGGACGCACGGGCTTGACGGCGGAACAGTTTGAGTCGGTATTACCAGCGGTGCAGGTGTTTGAAACGATGCAGGATGTGACCCTGTATGCGGCTCAGAATGCGATCGAGATTTACCCCTGGGGAGCGGAGGAGTACACCTTACCCAAAGGGGCAACCCAGGCGACCCTGAAAGATACAGGCGGGCAACTGCGCCAGCAACTCCAACCGGGGACAGTGTTGATTTTTGAACAATTGAAAGGCAGGACGACTGGTAAACGAGAGGATGCTGACCCAACCCGGCGTCATGCAGTACGGTTGATTCGAGTCACCCCCCAGGAAGATCGATTGCGCCAGGAAGCCAGCCACGACTCTGGTGACCTCGTTACCCGGCCCCAATCCCTGGTGCAGGTGGAGTGGTCTGCGGCTGATGCCCTGCCGTTTGAGGTTTGGGTGACCTGTGTGGTGGCAGGGGAGGCGATTGACAACATTAGCATTGTCCGTGGCAATGTGGTGTTAGCCGATCATGGGCGCACCCTGCCTCCCGTTGAGTTGCCCCCGGTGCTGGCAGAGGAACGTTATCGCCCCCCGTTATTGCAGGGTCCGCTAACGCAGCAGGGACCCCTCCACCGCAGCAGGGTCGCGGAAGAAGGGGCAGAAATCCCGGTCAGTGCAACGGAAATCCTCCAGCATCTGCCCCTGCGGGACCTGCAACCCAGTGTCTGGCTGCGGGAGACAGACAATCCCACCCATCGCTGGCAATCCCAGGTGGATCTGCTGGTGAGCGATCGCTTTGCCAGGGATTTTGTTGTGGAAGTGGAGGAGGATGGGCGTGCCTATCTGCGTTTTGGCGACAATCAACTCGGCAGACAACCGGAACCCGGCACCCGCTTTCAGGCTACCTACCGGATTGGCAATGGTGTAGCGGGTAATGTGGGGGCCGGGGCGATCGCCCATCTCTACCCGGCTGTGCCCGGCATTGTCGCCATTCGCAATCCCCTACCAGCCAGTGGGGGCATTGAACCGGAGCCACTGGAGCAGGTGAAATTTCAGGCACCCCATGCCTTTCGAGAACGGCAGTGTGCGGTGACGGAAGCCGATTATGCCGAACTGGCCCAGGGGTTTCCAGGGGTGCAACGGGCAGTGGCAACGCGGCGCTGGACGGGGAGTTGGGACACGATTTTTATTACCGTAGATCGGACGGGCGGGGCACGGGTGGACCCGGAGTTCCGGCGGGAGTTGCTGACCTATCTGGAGCGCTTCCGCTTAACCGCCCATACGCTGGAAATTGACAATCCCCGGTTTGTCCCCCTGGATCTTGGTTTCAGAGTGCAGGTCAGATCAGGGTATTTTCGCCGGGATCTGCGATCGCGGCTGGATCAGGCGTTTAGCTCGGAGGTACAGCCGAATGGGCAACTGGGCTTTTTCCACCCCGACCTCCACACCTTTGGGCAGTCCATTTACCTGAGCGAAATCATCAAAACCGTGATGCAGGTGGCGGGAGTGCAATCGGTGGAGGTAACCCGCTTCCAGCGTCTGTGGCAACCCCCCAGGGATGAATTGGCAAGGGGAGAACTGGTGTTCGATCGCCTGGAAATTCCGGTACTGCGCAATGATCCCAGTGCCCCAGAGGATGGCCGGATTGCCTTTGAGCTGGAGGGGGGGCTGGAATATGAGTAA
- a CDS encoding GPW/gp25 family protein, whose protein sequence is MDIAYPFQFNALGRTATSSENEHIRHLIEQVLFTIPGERVNRPTFGSNIRQIIFALNNSELVTATQFLLQGALEQWLGDEIQVEVIEATTRSSASEGDTVQVIVQYIVRRTQQRQIVQFTREV, encoded by the coding sequence ATGGATATTGCCTACCCGTTTCAATTTAATGCACTCGGTCGCACGGCTACATCCTCCGAGAATGAGCATATTCGCCACTTGATTGAGCAGGTGTTGTTCACTATTCCGGGTGAGCGTGTCAATCGCCCAACCTTTGGCAGTAATATTCGCCAGATCATTTTTGCGCTGAATAACAGTGAACTGGTCACGGCCACGCAATTTCTGTTACAGGGTGCCCTGGAGCAATGGTTGGGGGATGAGATTCAGGTCGAAGTGATTGAAGCGACCACCCGTTCCAGTGCCAGCGAGGGCGACACGGTTCAGGTGATTGTGCAGTACATTGTGCGTCGGACTCAGCAACGTCAGATTGTGCAATTTACACGGGAGGTTTGA
- a CDS encoding phage baseplate assembly protein V: MPQFFGKYRGQVVSNKDPQHLGRIQVKVPAIYGSGQGSWAMPCTPYAGKDLGWFAIPPVGSNIWVEFEGGDPDYPIWSGGFWGEDQLPQAAKVEEPDKVQVFKTPYGITLTLSNLGDNKGLTIVVDTPTVERKLKMVFNADGIELNNKDETTIKIKADVIEIKNKANSTITITASNIEQKQTSVTTNLTSNAIDLTCNPATIKLAAASGIELSNAPANAKLSSSGIELSATVPKITLTPAQIQLNNTASDIKLLPVGVNVNNGALEVI; the protein is encoded by the coding sequence ATGCCCCAATTCTTCGGTAAATATCGTGGTCAGGTAGTCAGTAACAAAGATCCCCAGCACCTGGGGCGTATCCAGGTCAAAGTTCCCGCCATTTATGGTTCCGGGCAAGGCAGTTGGGCGATGCCCTGTACCCCTTACGCAGGCAAAGACCTGGGCTGGTTTGCCATTCCTCCCGTGGGTTCCAATATCTGGGTGGAATTTGAAGGGGGTGATCCAGATTACCCAATCTGGTCGGGTGGCTTCTGGGGGGAAGATCAGTTGCCGCAGGCGGCTAAGGTAGAAGAACCGGATAAGGTACAGGTGTTCAAAACCCCCTACGGTATTACGCTGACCTTGAGTAATCTCGGAGACAATAAAGGCCTGACAATTGTGGTTGATACTCCAACCGTGGAACGCAAGTTAAAAATGGTGTTCAATGCTGATGGCATCGAACTCAATAATAAAGATGAAACCACCATCAAAATCAAAGCCGATGTCATCGAAATCAAAAATAAAGCCAACTCCACGATCACCATCACTGCCAGTAATATTGAACAGAAACAGACATCGGTGACGACGAATCTGACCTCAAATGCGATCGACCTGACCTGTAATCCTGCCACCATCAAATTAGCTGCCGCCTCTGGCATCGAATTAAGCAATGCTCCTGCCAACGCCAAACTGAGTTCCAGTGGCATCGAACTCAGTGCCACTGTTCCCAAGATCACACTGACTCCTGCCCAAATCCAGCTCAATAACACGGCCTCGGACATCAAACTCCTGCCGGTTGGAGTGAACGTCAACAACGGTGCCTTAGAAGTTATCTAA